The Williamsia sp. DF01-3 genome has a window encoding:
- a CDS encoding acyl-CoA desaturase, which produces MTDNHLAPQAPRTKTVSNAYLHRLQRRHFLLFDILPIVGTVAALAFLFVHPLGLTELVLFFSLWLLTGLGITVGYHRLFTHRTFKAKQSVITALVIFGSMAGQGGVVSWVALHRRHHECGDRDGDPHSPNLYGSDVKGRLRGLMHSHFLWMRRHEYPNVVHYAPDLIKNRALVRVARQYYYWVALGLVLPAVIGGVVYQSWTGVISGLLWGGLVRMFVLEHIVWAINSFLHMFGTRPYASRENSRNGGVFALVTLGESWHNNHHAFPESASFGLDWYRLDPGYWLIRLLAACGLVWDLGLPSDERRAAKRITDNTCDTSTSGVPA; this is translated from the coding sequence ATGACCGACAATCACCTCGCACCGCAGGCCCCGCGAACCAAGACCGTGAGCAATGCGTATCTGCACCGGCTGCAGCGTCGGCACTTTCTGCTGTTCGACATCCTCCCGATCGTCGGAACCGTAGCGGCTCTGGCGTTCCTCTTCGTACACCCCCTCGGACTCACCGAGCTCGTCTTGTTCTTCTCGCTCTGGTTACTGACGGGACTGGGAATCACCGTTGGTTACCACCGGCTCTTCACTCATCGCACCTTCAAGGCGAAGCAATCGGTGATCACCGCGCTGGTGATCTTCGGATCCATGGCGGGTCAAGGCGGAGTCGTCTCGTGGGTCGCCCTGCATCGCCGACACCACGAATGCGGTGACCGGGACGGAGACCCCCACTCCCCCAACCTTTATGGTTCCGATGTCAAGGGACGTCTCCGAGGTCTGATGCACTCACACTTCCTGTGGATGCGCCGCCATGAGTATCCGAACGTGGTCCACTACGCGCCGGACCTCATCAAGAATCGTGCCCTTGTCCGCGTCGCGCGCCAGTACTACTACTGGGTTGCCCTGGGTCTCGTCTTGCCCGCCGTGATCGGCGGTGTGGTGTACCAGAGCTGGACCGGGGTGATCAGTGGGCTCCTGTGGGGTGGGTTGGTCCGGATGTTCGTCCTCGAGCACATCGTCTGGGCCATCAACTCCTTCCTGCACATGTTCGGTACACGGCCCTATGCGTCGAGGGAGAACAGCCGCAACGGAGGAGTGTTTGCCCTTGTGACGCTGGGCGAATCCTGGCACAACAACCACCACGCTTTCCCGGAGTCGGCTTCGTTCGGATTGGACTGGTACCGGCTGGACCCGGGTTACTGGCTCATCAGGTTGCTGGCAGCGTGCGGGCTCGTGTGGGATCTCGGCCTACCGTCCGACGAACGTAGGGCAGCAAAACGCATCACGGACAACACCTGTGACACCTCGACGAGTGGAGTGCCGGCATGA
- a CDS encoding alpha/beta fold hydrolase, which produces MTQTTGRPDAFKQQESIVVEPVPGITITLRVWPTTDAQAPVVLIIPAMAMKAKHYAPLIKALNKSGVQVATCDLRAQGEARPALADCPDFGYREMLEEDLPAIIDAVCQRFEATRIHLFGHSLGGQLALLRTAAQGTQGPVASVTIIGTGTVFWRAFGPRRWIEALSTIQWIGLLARVKGSWPGGILIPGPMAGGVMIDWSRHSLTARYRPKGTKLNYDELISKLDLPVLAISLDDDTLGPKSNVDFLVRKLSSAKVTRWHIEGDSSITHRGHVDWLADSRLLAPVVRQWIETGELATPGPVE; this is translated from the coding sequence ATGACGCAGACAACCGGGCGTCCGGACGCGTTCAAACAGCAGGAGTCGATCGTCGTCGAGCCGGTACCGGGCATCACGATCACCCTGCGTGTCTGGCCCACGACCGACGCGCAGGCACCCGTTGTCCTGATCATCCCCGCGATGGCGATGAAGGCCAAGCACTATGCGCCCTTGATCAAAGCACTCAACAAATCTGGCGTGCAGGTTGCCACCTGTGATCTCCGTGCGCAAGGTGAAGCGCGGCCGGCACTCGCGGACTGTCCCGACTTCGGTTACCGAGAGATGCTCGAAGAAGATCTCCCCGCGATCATCGACGCTGTTTGTCAGCGATTCGAGGCGACCCGGATACACCTCTTCGGACACAGCCTCGGTGGCCAGCTGGCTCTGCTGCGAACCGCTGCACAAGGCACGCAGGGCCCGGTCGCCTCTGTCACGATCATCGGGACCGGCACCGTCTTCTGGCGCGCATTCGGGCCTCGACGCTGGATCGAGGCGCTGTCGACCATCCAGTGGATCGGGCTGCTGGCTCGAGTCAAGGGATCCTGGCCGGGCGGGATCCTGATACCTGGTCCGATGGCCGGCGGAGTGATGATCGACTGGTCGCGGCATTCGTTGACCGCCCGTTACAGGCCGAAGGGCACCAAGCTGAACTACGACGAGCTCATCAGCAAGCTCGACCTCCCGGTGCTGGCCATCTCGCTGGACGACGACACCCTCGGGCCGAAATCGAACGTCGACTTCCTGGTGCGGAAGCTGTCTTCTGCCAAAGTAACTCGCTGGCACATCGAAGGCGACTCTTCGATCACCCATCGCGGTCACGTCGATTGGCTGGCCGATTCGCGACTGCTGGCGCCCGTGGTGCGACAGTGGATCGAGACCGGCGAGCTCGCCACACCCGGGCCCGTCGAATGA
- a CDS encoding pyridoxal-dependent decarboxylase, which translates to MRTLQSASATDIDNLLRAVCDYSINYLADDNSERVTARAELEASFAGPLPDQGLDPWSVLGELFTKGEPGLLHSGAPTFLGFVMGGAYPVAIATEWVTSVWDQCGALYATSPTASVVEETVARWLVDMFGLPEGTSTGITSGCAMANLSGLAAARHAVLARAGWDVERHGLFGAPVPRVLVSRGCHTTVYRALRLLGMAGQIHPVDVDDQGRMSIPALEATLENTTGPLIVCGQVGNVDSGSVDRLDTITELAHARDGWVHLDAAFGMWAAASATARQHVEGLASADSWATDAHKWLNVPYDCGLVFCADPEAHRAALRTTADYLTVAPDGARDPADYTPDLSRRARGLVVWSTLRHLGTRGVAELIDRCCSLARRLADQLVLVDGISIVNDVVLNQVLVVFDTDDPDDPSIRLDHIVEALQRGGTGWASPTVWRGTPTLRLSVCNWQTTAEDVDACAAAIITAYTDTTERPLVP; encoded by the coding sequence ATGAGGACACTACAGAGCGCTTCTGCCACCGACATCGACAACTTGCTGCGCGCAGTGTGCGACTACAGCATCAACTATCTGGCCGACGACAACTCCGAGCGTGTGACGGCCCGCGCCGAGCTGGAGGCCTCCTTCGCCGGGCCACTACCGGACCAGGGTCTGGACCCGTGGTCCGTGCTCGGTGAGCTGTTCACCAAAGGTGAACCAGGACTGCTGCATTCAGGTGCTCCGACATTTCTCGGCTTTGTCATGGGAGGCGCATACCCGGTGGCCATAGCCACCGAATGGGTCACCTCTGTGTGGGATCAATGCGGCGCGCTCTACGCAACCAGTCCGACAGCGTCAGTTGTCGAGGAGACGGTGGCGCGGTGGCTGGTCGACATGTTCGGCCTACCGGAGGGCACATCGACCGGTATCACCTCCGGTTGCGCGATGGCCAACCTCAGCGGCTTGGCCGCCGCCCGCCACGCCGTGCTGGCCAGGGCCGGATGGGATGTGGAGCGCCACGGTCTGTTCGGTGCTCCGGTGCCCCGGGTGCTGGTCAGCCGGGGTTGCCACACGACCGTCTATCGGGCGCTTCGGCTTCTCGGCATGGCCGGGCAGATTCACCCCGTGGATGTGGACGATCAGGGCCGGATGTCGATTCCGGCACTGGAAGCGACTCTCGAGAACACAACCGGGCCCTTGATCGTCTGCGGTCAGGTGGGGAACGTCGACTCCGGATCGGTCGACCGGTTGGACACCATCACCGAACTGGCGCATGCACGGGACGGGTGGGTGCATCTCGATGCCGCCTTCGGAATGTGGGCGGCCGCGAGTGCTACTGCGCGACAACATGTCGAGGGTTTGGCGTCGGCCGATTCGTGGGCCACAGACGCTCACAAATGGCTCAACGTGCCCTACGACTGCGGTTTGGTCTTCTGCGCCGATCCCGAGGCCCATCGCGCCGCGCTGCGCACGACTGCCGACTATCTCACCGTCGCACCCGATGGTGCCCGTGATCCCGCCGACTACACACCTGATCTGTCTCGCCGTGCCCGCGGATTGGTGGTGTGGTCCACGTTGCGGCACCTCGGAACACGTGGTGTTGCCGAGCTGATCGATCGGTGCTGTTCGCTGGCAAGGCGATTGGCCGATCAGTTGGTACTCGTCGACGGGATCTCGATAGTCAATGACGTGGTACTGAATCAGGTGCTGGTCGTATTCGACACCGACGACCCTGACGATCCCTCGATTCGTCTCGACCACATCGTCGAAGCCCTGCAACGCGGCGGCACGGGCTGGGCAAGTCCCACCGTCTGGCGCGGCACCCCCACGTTGCGGCTGTCGGTGTGCAACTGGCAGACCACTGCCGAGGACGTAGACGCCTGCGCAGCGGCAATCATCACGGCATACACCGACACCACCGAAAGGCCTTTGGTTCCATGA
- a CDS encoding carbohydrate ABC transporter permease, which yields MFPIYWLVATSLRRPGDVSSLTPLPWPLSVENYFDAADKVDVTRLMLNTFGVALASTCGQLLIAILASYAFAVYRFKFQGLLYLAFVGTWLVPYQVTMLPNYFLLNQLGLLNTLSGVVVPTLSSALAVLMMRTHMSGFPKELIEAARMDGRSSWSILWTVVVPNLRPALAALAILLFINSWNEYFWPAVVLQSSNDVLQLGLRSFMGTEGDQWGPMMALAGLACLPIFVLYVILQRHIVNAFVRSGLK from the coding sequence ATGTTCCCGATCTACTGGCTGGTCGCGACGTCGCTCCGACGGCCCGGCGACGTCAGCTCTTTGACGCCACTGCCGTGGCCGCTGTCGGTCGAGAACTATTTCGACGCCGCCGACAAAGTCGATGTGACGAGGTTGATGCTCAACACTTTTGGTGTTGCGCTTGCATCTACCTGCGGCCAGCTTCTCATCGCCATCCTCGCGTCGTACGCGTTTGCGGTCTACCGGTTCAAGTTCCAGGGCCTGCTGTACCTGGCGTTCGTCGGCACGTGGTTGGTGCCTTACCAGGTCACCATGCTGCCGAATTACTTTCTGCTGAACCAGTTGGGGCTGCTCAACACGCTGTCCGGGGTGGTTGTCCCAACTCTCAGTTCAGCGCTCGCCGTCCTGATGATGCGCACGCACATGTCCGGGTTCCCGAAGGAACTGATCGAAGCGGCACGGATGGACGGACGGTCCTCGTGGTCGATCCTGTGGACAGTCGTGGTTCCGAACCTGCGCCCGGCGTTGGCGGCGCTGGCCATCTTGTTGTTCATCAACTCCTGGAACGAGTACTTCTGGCCCGCAGTGGTACTCCAATCCAGCAACGACGTCTTGCAACTCGGCCTGCGGAGTTTCATGGGCACCGAAGGCGATCAGTGGGGGCCGATGATGGCTCTGGCCGGTCTGGCCTGCCTGCCGATCTTCGTTCTCTATGTCATCCTGCAGCGCCACATCGTCAACGCCTTCGTGCGAAGCGGTCTCAAGTGA
- a CDS encoding metallophosphoesterase: MTGPDHTVIQLTDTHLSGGGDLMHGMMDTTRNLRKVLNHLDAWEGSVDAIIVSGDLADAGSPEAYRTLRTMLEPTAARLGATLCYAMGNHDDRAGFRIGLDLSRNGSTDLGAPFDAVHHIGGLRIVILDSTTPGRHDGSLEDVQLDWLAKVLEDRAPRGTLLVMHHPPVRSPVATVDFLRLTDPSALESVIAGSDVRMILCGHAHYTGASAISGIPVWIGPPLSYRTDPVPPQGRHRAGVGFGFSRIDLFGESAVATSVDVVGVEDVYSEPQSVALERLWSLTPNAN; encoded by the coding sequence ATGACCGGGCCCGACCACACCGTCATCCAGCTCACCGACACGCATTTGAGCGGCGGCGGCGATCTGATGCACGGGATGATGGACACAACACGGAATCTGCGTAAGGTTCTCAACCACCTAGACGCGTGGGAAGGGTCGGTGGACGCGATCATCGTGTCCGGCGATCTCGCCGACGCAGGGTCTCCCGAGGCTTACCGAACGCTGCGGACGATGTTGGAGCCCACTGCGGCGAGGCTCGGCGCCACGCTGTGTTACGCGATGGGAAATCACGATGACCGCGCCGGGTTCCGCATCGGCCTGGACTTGAGTCGCAATGGGTCGACCGACCTCGGCGCGCCGTTCGATGCGGTCCATCACATCGGTGGACTGCGCATTGTGATACTCGACAGCACCACGCCGGGGCGTCATGACGGCAGTCTCGAGGATGTCCAGCTGGACTGGCTGGCAAAGGTATTGGAGGACAGGGCCCCGCGCGGAACGCTGCTGGTGATGCACCATCCGCCGGTTCGGTCGCCGGTCGCCACGGTCGACTTCCTTCGGCTGACGGATCCGAGCGCGCTCGAGTCGGTCATCGCCGGCTCGGATGTGCGGATGATCCTCTGCGGCCATGCGCACTACACCGGTGCCTCGGCGATATCGGGCATCCCGGTCTGGATCGGGCCGCCGCTGTCGTACCGCACCGATCCGGTACCGCCGCAGGGAAGGCACCGGGCGGGTGTCGGTTTCGGGTTCAGCCGAATCGACCTGTTCGGTGAATCTGCGGTTGCCACGTCCGTCGACGTCGTCGGCGTGGAGGATGTGTACAGCGAACCGCAGTCGGTGGCCCTCGAACGACTGTGGTCGCTCACCCCGAACGCGAACTGA
- a CDS encoding acyl-CoA dehydrogenase family protein — protein MTATTTPPQAPASLKARMQTFITDEVIPVEIDVIRNNLRVTDDMRLDLQEKARAAGVFGPLSSREHGGLDLSLTEVIDVMEVAGTSLLGPISVNCSAPDDGNIHLLEHAGTPEQKERYLAPLASGTVRSSIAMTEPAPGAGSDPSMLMTSALQTSTGWIINGDKHFTTGADGAAFFICIADTAHGATMFIVDADNPGVEVVERMTTLDRCVPGGHCIVRFADCEVGDDARLGEVGSAMVYAQARLAPSRVIFCVNWLGVAIRAHHLACRHVTKRTSFGSPIAESGFAQAMIADTEIDIAASQGLIRRAAEVIDAQGPAASDARHAASVAKAFVAEAVWRILDRAVQLHGGLGVCEDHLVARFLVEARAFRIYEGPTEVLRWSIARRALRRLPN, from the coding sequence ATGACCGCCACCACGACGCCACCACAGGCACCAGCGTCTCTGAAGGCGCGGATGCAGACGTTCATCACGGACGAAGTGATCCCGGTCGAGATCGACGTCATCCGCAACAACCTGCGGGTAACCGACGACATGCGTCTCGACCTTCAGGAAAAAGCGCGAGCTGCAGGAGTTTTCGGTCCGCTGTCCTCGCGTGAACATGGTGGGTTGGATCTGAGTTTGACGGAAGTGATCGACGTGATGGAGGTGGCGGGCACCAGCCTCCTCGGTCCGATCTCGGTGAACTGCTCGGCACCGGACGACGGCAACATCCATCTCTTGGAGCACGCCGGAACACCGGAGCAGAAGGAGCGGTACCTCGCTCCCCTGGCGTCCGGCACGGTTCGATCGTCAATTGCGATGACAGAACCTGCGCCCGGCGCCGGCTCGGATCCGTCGATGCTCATGACTTCTGCGCTACAGACGTCGACCGGATGGATCATCAACGGAGACAAGCACTTCACCACCGGAGCAGATGGCGCGGCGTTTTTCATCTGTATTGCCGACACTGCGCACGGCGCCACGATGTTCATCGTCGATGCCGACAACCCCGGTGTCGAGGTCGTGGAACGGATGACCACGCTCGACCGATGTGTACCCGGCGGACACTGCATTGTTCGTTTCGCCGACTGCGAGGTCGGTGACGACGCGCGCCTCGGTGAGGTGGGTAGCGCGATGGTCTACGCGCAGGCCCGTCTTGCTCCCTCCCGTGTCATCTTCTGCGTCAATTGGCTGGGCGTCGCGATCCGGGCTCATCACCTGGCCTGCCGGCATGTGACCAAGAGGACCTCATTCGGATCACCGATTGCGGAGAGCGGCTTTGCACAGGCAATGATCGCGGACACCGAAATCGACATTGCGGCGAGCCAGGGGCTGATCCGGCGGGCGGCGGAAGTGATCGATGCTCAAGGGCCCGCTGCCTCTGATGCTCGTCATGCCGCGTCGGTGGCCAAAGCATTTGTGGCAGAGGCGGTGTGGCGCATCCTCGATCGTGCTGTCCAGCTGCACGGCGGGCTCGGCGTCTGTGAGGACCACCTGGTTGCCAGGTTCCTGGTGGAGGCCAGGGCATTTCGGATCTACGAGGGACCGACGGAGGTGCTGCGCTGGTCGATTGCCCGGCGTGCACTACGCCGGCTACCCAACTGA
- a CDS encoding YiiD C-terminal domain-containing protein: protein MSTSTTVPVGSFGAAFGDIDYADPDFEALRSRSDEIVPFGKHVGTTITVLTPEHAIVEISGEASGMNHMGTVHAGAIYTAADIAGAAAFVGAAATKLNTIERLVLKSATASYRKPAMGVLRTVATVDERELRVITSSVSTGRHDISAKAVVLNADDVTVAKFTFEYVCDVVHGEVVR from the coding sequence ATGTCAACCAGCACCACAGTTCCTGTCGGCAGCTTCGGCGCGGCTTTCGGCGACATCGACTACGCCGATCCCGACTTCGAAGCGCTCCGATCACGCTCTGACGAGATCGTGCCCTTCGGCAAGCATGTGGGCACCACGATCACCGTACTGACCCCAGAACACGCCATAGTCGAAATTAGCGGCGAGGCATCGGGTATGAACCACATGGGTACCGTGCATGCGGGCGCGATCTACACGGCGGCGGATATCGCAGGCGCGGCCGCATTTGTCGGCGCCGCCGCGACCAAGCTGAACACAATCGAACGTCTCGTGCTCAAGTCCGCCACGGCGTCGTACCGCAAGCCTGCGATGGGTGTCCTGCGAACCGTCGCGACGGTCGACGAGCGCGAACTCAGGGTCATCACGTCGTCGGTCAGCACCGGCCGTCACGACATCTCGGCCAAAGCGGTGGTCTTGAACGCCGACGACGTCACCGTTGCGAAGTTCACGTTCGAGTACGTGTGCGATGTGGTGCACGGAGAGGTCGTCCGATGA
- a CDS encoding ABC transporter substrate-binding protein, translated as MKARLKIAVPLIASLLTLTGCLSSTSDETETSAIPELADDQKVSIVFESYNYGLAGAWTDTFNSLLADFSKEHPNITVTPQKPAGNSPNPATDTISSIRNQMTAGNPPDVAQLGFSDLDFTVNQLQAKSLDQLVGEEAVDKNFEGTTHPFAPTARTLSDWDGQTYGVPFVFSTPVFYYNATLFQQAGLDPNNPPRTWDEVAVAAKTIADKTGKGGAYIDCLTKAAKDWCFQSLVRSNGGRVISENRDALTFADPAAVEVVSMAQQMVNSGATPKLTQKQGYEAFARGEMGMLLETSAIQDQFVKGAKDKWDLRSTTMPSFGDKPVVPTNSGASLFIFSQDPAKQRASWELIKFLTSEQAYVKISSGIGYLPLRTGLMDDPAGLQEWAAQNPLLEPNLEQLKSMEPWISMPGNEYLQIRDGVMSAVESAVFQGADPATALTAAQEQANTLLPVS; from the coding sequence GTGAAGGCCAGACTCAAGATCGCCGTGCCGTTGATCGCGTCACTGTTGACGCTCACCGGCTGTTTGTCGAGTACGTCGGACGAAACAGAAACCTCAGCCATTCCCGAATTGGCGGACGACCAGAAGGTCTCGATCGTCTTCGAGAGCTACAACTACGGACTGGCGGGTGCGTGGACGGACACGTTCAACAGCTTGCTCGCAGACTTCTCCAAAGAGCATCCGAACATCACCGTCACCCCGCAGAAGCCGGCTGGAAACAGCCCCAATCCGGCCACTGACACCATTTCCAGCATCCGCAATCAGATGACCGCCGGCAATCCCCCTGACGTTGCACAGCTGGGATTCTCCGATCTCGACTTCACGGTGAATCAACTCCAGGCAAAGTCGCTGGATCAATTGGTCGGCGAAGAGGCAGTGGACAAGAACTTCGAGGGCACCACGCATCCGTTCGCTCCGACTGCCCGAACCTTGAGCGACTGGGACGGCCAGACGTACGGCGTTCCGTTCGTCTTCTCGACGCCGGTGTTCTACTACAACGCAACACTTTTCCAGCAAGCCGGCCTGGACCCGAACAACCCGCCGCGTACCTGGGACGAAGTTGCGGTCGCTGCCAAGACCATTGCTGACAAGACGGGCAAGGGCGGTGCCTACATCGACTGCCTGACCAAGGCCGCAAAGGATTGGTGCTTCCAGAGTCTCGTGCGCTCGAACGGTGGCCGGGTGATCTCCGAGAACCGGGACGCGCTGACATTTGCCGATCCGGCTGCGGTCGAGGTGGTCAGCATGGCACAGCAGATGGTCAACTCGGGAGCCACTCCCAAGCTGACACAAAAGCAGGGTTATGAAGCATTTGCTCGCGGCGAGATGGGAATGCTACTGGAGACAAGCGCCATTCAGGATCAGTTTGTCAAGGGTGCCAAAGACAAATGGGACCTGCGATCCACGACGATGCCGAGCTTCGGCGACAAGCCCGTCGTGCCGACCAACTCCGGTGCGTCGCTGTTCATCTTCTCGCAGGACCCCGCCAAACAGCGTGCTTCGTGGGAGCTGATCAAGTTCCTCACCAGCGAACAGGCCTACGTCAAGATCTCCAGTGGCATCGGCTATCTCCCGCTGCGCACAGGTTTGATGGACGACCCGGCCGGGTTGCAGGAGTGGGCGGCCCAGAACCCGCTCCTCGAGCCGAACCTGGAGCAGCTGAAGTCGATGGAACCGTGGATCTCGATGCCCGGCAATGAATACCTGCAGATTCGGGACGGCGTGATGTCTGCCGTGGAGTCCGCGGTGTTCCAGGGTGCCGATCCGGCGACCGCCTTGACGGCCGCGCAGGAGCAGGCGAACACGCTTCTGCCGGTGTCATGA
- a CDS encoding acyl carrier protein, protein MSDKSSNTRSDEIVSWCQDYVGNILGVAGDRVNPDATFDRLGIDSALAVSLLIDVEGHFGVEVPPEALFDNPTLRAVAGYVHERSVRL, encoded by the coding sequence ATGAGTGACAAGAGTTCGAACACTCGCAGCGACGAAATTGTCAGTTGGTGCCAGGACTACGTCGGCAACATCTTGGGAGTGGCGGGCGACAGAGTGAATCCCGACGCGACCTTCGACCGGCTTGGCATCGACTCGGCCCTGGCGGTGTCTCTACTCATCGATGTCGAAGGACATTTCGGGGTCGAGGTTCCGCCAGAGGCGCTGTTCGACAATCCGACTCTCCGGGCAGTGGCCGGATACGTACACGAGAGGTCCGTGCGACTGTGA
- a CDS encoding carbohydrate ABC transporter permease, producing the protein MFVPVQTPTPVHSSTTTPVPPVRSRRWSRLTRGVVPYLYLTPALILLVVWTYRPLVQAVQLSTVSWNLLPASPMKSVGTDNYEQLFELPALGDAVWLTVVLIIGLLPFTVVVPVVIGFAMRGVSVRSSRIYQGFIFAPFLVAPVAGAAVWRWLLDPSGGIVNRVLGTDHNWIYDKNTAQLAIIVITGWHLIGFAVLAVAAGLAGISSDYDEAAQLDGATRLQIGRRITLPLLSPTLVFLTLMTILLSAQWSFPLIDTLTQGGPAGATTNIYYLLWDYGFHSFNAGLSAAAGIVLFLGFGVVAGFLVWLSERITFHDN; encoded by the coding sequence ATGTTCGTTCCGGTCCAGACACCGACGCCCGTACACAGTTCGACGACCACCCCGGTACCGCCTGTGCGGTCCCGGCGGTGGTCGCGGCTCACGCGGGGCGTCGTGCCCTATCTGTACCTCACCCCGGCGTTGATCCTCTTGGTGGTGTGGACCTACCGGCCGCTTGTCCAAGCGGTGCAGTTGTCCACCGTGTCATGGAACCTCCTTCCGGCAAGTCCCATGAAGTCGGTGGGCACCGACAATTACGAGCAGTTGTTCGAACTGCCGGCACTCGGTGATGCCGTGTGGCTGACGGTTGTACTCATCATCGGTCTGCTGCCGTTCACCGTGGTGGTTCCGGTCGTGATCGGGTTCGCGATGCGGGGTGTCTCGGTACGAAGCTCGCGGATCTACCAGGGGTTCATCTTCGCGCCCTTCCTGGTGGCGCCGGTAGCAGGGGCAGCAGTGTGGCGCTGGCTGCTCGATCCCAGTGGCGGAATCGTCAACAGGGTCTTGGGAACCGACCACAACTGGATCTACGACAAGAACACGGCGCAACTGGCGATCATCGTCATCACCGGATGGCACTTGATCGGATTCGCGGTGCTGGCAGTGGCCGCCGGTCTCGCCGGCATCAGCTCGGATTACGACGAGGCCGCACAGCTCGACGGAGCAACCCGGCTCCAGATCGGCCGGCGGATCACCCTGCCACTGCTGTCGCCGACTCTCGTGTTCCTCACTCTCATGACCATCCTGCTCAGCGCCCAGTGGAGTTTCCCGCTGATCGACACCCTGACCCAGGGTGGGCCGGCCGGTGCGACCACAAACATCTATTACCTCCTCTGGGACTACGGATTCCACTCATTCAATGCCGGCCTGAGCGCGGCGGCAGGCATCGTCCTGTTCCTCGGATTCGGCGTTGTCGCCGGCTTCTTGGTCTGGCTGTCGGAACGGATCACCTTCCATGACAACTGA
- a CDS encoding ABC transporter ATP-binding protein, whose translation MSELFLDGVTKRFDGTTVLESIDLTVPSGEFMVLLGPSGCGKSTLLRIIAGLETPTEGSVVIDGTDVTEVPPRERNLAMVFQSYALYPHLTVAKNIAFPLRTAKVAKQEAKQTVDRVAASLGLTELLDRRPGQLSGGQRQRVALARAMVRDPGAFLMDEPLSNLDARLRAVTRTELIELHKRVNKTFLYVTHDQVEAMTMADRIALLNKGRVEQVGTPEELYDTPQSVFVAAFLGAPPMNLIDVDIVAQAGRLVAHVGKSVVPLGIEATQAEVNTARLTLGVRPERLRLDDRFEGRVQDPASNVVRLPAVVTLTENLGGDVLLHCSVNSVALCARVSRIGGVRDLTIGSEITLVADSSDLHLFDPENGRRLQWQHPAARPVHPQLSFT comes from the coding sequence ATGAGCGAACTGTTCCTCGATGGGGTGACCAAGCGATTCGACGGGACGACGGTACTCGAGTCGATTGATCTGACCGTACCGAGCGGCGAGTTCATGGTGCTCCTGGGACCGAGCGGATGCGGCAAATCGACTCTGCTGCGCATCATCGCCGGTCTGGAGACACCGACCGAGGGAAGCGTGGTGATCGATGGCACCGATGTCACAGAAGTACCACCCCGAGAACGCAATCTGGCGATGGTGTTCCAGAGTTACGCGCTGTACCCACATCTGACGGTGGCAAAGAACATCGCTTTCCCCCTGCGTACCGCAAAAGTGGCCAAGCAAGAGGCAAAACAAACGGTCGACCGCGTGGCCGCTTCGCTGGGCCTGACGGAACTACTCGACCGGCGACCGGGACAGTTGTCGGGCGGTCAGCGACAGCGTGTCGCATTGGCACGGGCCATGGTTCGCGATCCGGGCGCGTTCCTGATGGATGAACCACTGTCGAATCTGGACGCCCGACTGCGTGCGGTCACCCGTACCGAGCTCATCGAACTGCACAAGCGCGTCAACAAGACCTTCCTGTACGTCACCCATGACCAGGTCGAGGCGATGACGATGGCTGACCGAATTGCGCTGCTGAACAAGGGGCGTGTCGAGCAGGTCGGTACTCCCGAGGAGCTGTACGACACCCCCCAGTCGGTGTTTGTCGCAGCTTTCCTCGGCGCCCCACCGATGAACCTCATAGACGTCGACATCGTGGCCCAAGCCGGTCGACTGGTTGCTCACGTCGGAAAATCGGTTGTGCCCCTCGGCATCGAGGCCACGCAGGCAGAGGTGAACACCGCTCGCTTGACCCTCGGTGTCCGGCCCGAGCGTCTCCGACTGGACGACCGCTTCGAGGGGCGCGTCCAGGACCCGGCCAGCAACGTGGTGCGACTTCCTGCCGTGGTGACGCTCACCGAAAATCTCGGTGGGGACGTCCTGCTGCACTGCTCGGTCAACTCGGTCGCGCTGTGCGCCCGGGTGTCTCGGATCGGCGGTGTTCGCGACCTCACCATCGGATCAGAGATCACTCTTGTCGCGGACAGCTCTGATCTTCATCTCTTCGATCCCGAAAACGGCCGGAGGCTGCAGTGGCAGCACCCGGCGGCACGACCCGTCCATCCTCAACTCTCTTTTACGTAG